In the genome of Dryobates pubescens isolate bDryPub1 chromosome 18, bDryPub1.pri, whole genome shotgun sequence, one region contains:
- the LOC104300131 gene encoding homeobox protein CDX-4, translating into MYVSSLLDKETSMYPGAARGNNNLPVQNFVSTPSYSDYMGYHHVPTLDSHSQPAGTWGSHYGPQREDWNAYGPGPSSTVAAAQINGSSPGQVSYSSADYSSLHPTASGGLPPVDTINAQQISPNSQRHSSYEWMRKTVQANTSGKTRTKEKYRVVYTDHQRLELEKEFHCNRYITIRRKSELAANLGLSERQVKIWFQNRRAKERKMIKKKISQFDGSGGSAQSDSGSLSPNEISSSLFPLPHGINGLQPDDIQQVIVS; encoded by the exons ATGTATGTGAGTTCCCTCTTGGATAAAGAGACCAGCATGTATCCAGGGGCTGCAAGGGGCAACAACAACCTGCCAGTGCAAAACTTTGTGTCTACTCCATCTTATTCTGACTACATGGGATATCATCATGTGCCAACTCtggacagccacagccagcctgctggAACCTGGGGATCTCACTATGGCCCACAGAGGGAGGACTGGAATGCTTACGGCCCAGGACCTTCCAGCACAGTTGCTGCTGCACAAATCAACGGCTCGTCCCCGGGACAGGTCTCCTACAGTTCTGCTGATTACAGCTCCCTCCATCCCACTGCATCTGGGGGGTTACCTCCTGTAGATACAATTAATGCACAGCAAATCTCTCCCAACAGCCAAAGGCACAGCTCTTACGAATGGATGAGGAAAACGGTGCAAGCTAACACTTCTG gtaaaacaagaacaaaagaaaagtaCCGAGTGGTTTACACAGATCATCAGAGACTAGAATTAGAGAAGGAATTTCACTGCAACAGATACATTACAATCAGGAGAAAGTCAGAGCTGGCAGCAAACCTGGGACTATCTGAAAGACAG GTGAAAATCTGGTTCCAGAATCGCCgagcaaaagaaaggaaaatgatcAAGAAGAAAATATCTCAGTTTGATGGCAGTGGGGGCTCGGCTCAAAGTGATTCTGGTTCACTCAGTCCAAATGAAATCTCCAGTTCTCTGTTCCCCCTACCACATGGGATAAATGGATTACAGCCTGATGACATTCAACAGGTCATAGTTTCATAA